In the Kribbella sp. NBC_00482 genome, one interval contains:
- a CDS encoding aldo/keto reductase, with protein MAAPSQVLAPRTTGRFRPPRFGLGGSHLGDPGADPGDETRDEIAVATIDAAYQAGIRFFDTSPAYGESERRLGTALKRRPRGEFLVSTKVVGDDPEDSVRASSERLGLAVDLVFAQDDAAYPVLDRLRRDGVIKALGAVSDDWRELDRLVRDVELDCVLLTAQYELLDQSAKPLLDRCVARGVSAVVSGVLTPQVLHMETVQARRLSAVCERYGVSLPQAALAFPSRHSAVTSVLIAASSPAEIRADAALVRQPVPERLWKDPELLRLLS; from the coding sequence ATGGCTGCACCCAGCCAGGTGCTCGCACCCCGCACCACGGGCCGGTTCCGGCCGCCGCGGTTCGGGCTCGGCGGCTCGCACCTCGGCGACCCAGGAGCTGACCCAGGAGACGAGACCCGAGACGAGATCGCGGTCGCGACGATCGACGCGGCGTACCAGGCCGGTATCAGGTTCTTCGACACGTCCCCGGCGTACGGCGAGTCCGAGCGACGACTCGGTACGGCGCTGAAGCGGCGGCCACGTGGTGAGTTCCTGGTGTCGACGAAGGTGGTCGGCGACGACCCGGAGGACTCGGTCCGGGCGAGCAGCGAGCGGCTCGGTCTCGCGGTGGATCTGGTGTTCGCGCAGGACGACGCGGCGTACCCGGTGCTCGACCGGCTGCGGCGCGACGGCGTGATCAAGGCACTCGGAGCGGTGTCGGACGACTGGCGTGAGCTCGATCGGCTGGTGCGGGACGTGGAGCTGGACTGCGTGCTGCTCACCGCGCAGTACGAGCTCCTCGACCAGTCGGCCAAGCCACTGCTGGATCGTTGCGTCGCGCGCGGAGTGTCCGCGGTCGTGTCCGGCGTACTCACGCCACAGGTGCTGCACATGGAGACCGTCCAGGCGCGCCGGCTCTCGGCGGTGTGCGAGCGGTACGGCGTCTCGTTGCCGCAGGCCGCGCTCGCCTTTCCCAGCAGGCATTCCGCGGTGACCTCGGTGCTGATCGCGGCGTCGTCGCCCGCGGAGATCCGGGCCGATGCGGCGCTCGTCCGGCAGCCGGTGCCGGAGCGGCTCTGGAAGGATCCGGAGTTGCTGCGTTTGCTATCTTGA
- a CDS encoding CBU_0592 family membrane protein — MHAIDVVEIVGALTILVAFAAAQAGKLEQRTFTYQLLNLIGSGVLATIAAVELSWGFLLLEGTWAVISLLGLLNLLRRKDAN, encoded by the coding sequence ATGCATGCGATCGATGTCGTCGAAATCGTTGGTGCGCTCACCATTCTGGTCGCGTTCGCGGCCGCCCAGGCAGGCAAGCTGGAGCAGCGCACGTTCACGTACCAGCTCCTGAACCTGATCGGATCGGGGGTGCTGGCAACGATCGCGGCCGTGGAGCTGTCCTGGGGGTTCCTGCTGCTGGAGGGCACCTGGGCCGTCATCAGCCTGCTCGGCCTGCTGAATCTGCTGAGGCGCAAGGACGCGAACTAG
- a CDS encoding AAA family ATPase: MTETTVPAGTVAQQSRLIGEALGEVKRVIVGQEHMVETLMVSLLAKGHCLLEGVPGVAKTLAVRTFASVVGGTFARIQFTPDLVPSDIVGTRIYRQTREAFDIELGPTFVNFVLADEVNRAPAKVQSAMLELMAERQVSIGGQTFPMPKPFIVIATQNPIESEGVYPLPEAQRDRFLVKIDVPHPRGHEEFEILRRMSVDPPEPRPVLKPETILELQRTAEQVFVHNLVAEYAVRLVMATRTPTDFHLPDLEPIIELGVSPRATLGMIAAGRALALIHGRDYLLPSDVQTVALDVMGHRLGLTFDAVADNIDPRAVIERILATVPPPQPVWRDGADGSGRPEFV, from the coding sequence ATGACCGAAACCACGGTGCCGGCAGGAACGGTGGCCCAGCAGTCCCGTCTGATCGGCGAGGCCCTTGGCGAGGTCAAGCGGGTGATCGTCGGCCAGGAGCACATGGTCGAGACCCTGATGGTGTCGCTGCTGGCCAAGGGGCACTGCCTGCTCGAGGGTGTTCCGGGCGTCGCCAAGACGCTGGCCGTCCGCACCTTCGCCAGCGTGGTCGGCGGCACGTTCGCCCGGATCCAGTTCACGCCGGACCTGGTCCCGTCCGACATCGTCGGCACCCGGATCTACCGGCAGACCCGGGAGGCCTTCGACATCGAGCTCGGCCCGACGTTCGTGAACTTCGTGCTGGCCGACGAGGTCAACCGCGCGCCGGCCAAGGTGCAGTCCGCGATGCTGGAGCTGATGGCCGAGCGGCAGGTGTCGATCGGCGGCCAGACGTTCCCGATGCCGAAGCCGTTCATCGTGATCGCGACCCAGAACCCGATCGAGTCCGAGGGCGTGTACCCGCTGCCCGAGGCGCAGCGGGACCGGTTCCTGGTGAAGATCGACGTACCGCATCCGCGCGGCCACGAGGAGTTCGAGATCCTCCGCCGGATGAGCGTCGACCCGCCGGAGCCGCGGCCGGTGCTGAAGCCGGAGACGATCCTCGAGCTGCAGCGGACCGCGGAGCAGGTCTTCGTCCACAACCTGGTCGCGGAGTACGCCGTCCGCCTGGTGATGGCGACCCGGACGCCGACCGACTTCCACCTGCCCGACCTGGAACCGATCATCGAGCTCGGCGTCAGCCCGCGCGCGACCCTCGGAATGATCGCGGCCGGCCGGGCACTCGCGCTGATCCACGGCCGCGACTACCTGCTGCCGAGCGACGTCCAGACCGTCGCGCTGGACGTGATGGGGCACCGGCTCGGCCTGACCTTCGACGCGGTCGCGGACAACATCGACCCGCGCGCCGTGATCGAGCGGATCCTGGCCACCGTCCCGCCGCCGCAGCCGGTCTGGCGCGACGGCGCCGACGGCTCCGGCCGCCCGGAGTTCGTGTAG
- a CDS encoding DUF58 domain-containing protein, translating into MTISQLAPERALRRLELTVVRRLEGYLHGEHLGLLPGPGTELAEAREYQVGDDVRRMDWAVTARTTVPHVRDLIADRELETWALVDLSGSMDFGTSTLEKRELAVAAVATVGFLTHRLGDRFGGLMLRDSALRRWPARSGRLALYGLLRALLAEQFNGDEEVHRSDLAAAIESMARTQRKRGLRVIVSDFLTPHDGEVASQIEPSWERAMRKLTAQHQVLAVEIVDPRELELPNIGVVTIGDPETGEVREIDTRRRKVREAFGTAALAQRERTRAALRRVGAGHLVLRTDRDWVADTVRFVLAYRHVASRLHQPPKGVAR; encoded by the coding sequence ATGACGATCTCGCAGCTCGCCCCCGAGCGTGCGTTGCGGCGGCTGGAGCTGACCGTCGTACGGCGCCTCGAGGGCTACCTGCACGGGGAGCACCTCGGCCTGCTGCCGGGCCCGGGCACCGAGCTCGCCGAGGCGCGTGAGTACCAGGTCGGCGACGACGTACGGCGGATGGACTGGGCAGTCACCGCGCGCACCACGGTTCCGCACGTCCGCGACCTGATCGCGGACCGTGAGCTGGAGACCTGGGCGCTGGTGGACCTGTCCGGCTCGATGGACTTCGGTACGTCGACCCTCGAGAAGCGGGAGCTCGCGGTCGCGGCCGTCGCCACGGTCGGGTTCCTGACCCACCGGCTCGGCGACCGGTTCGGCGGGCTGATGCTGCGCGACTCGGCGCTGCGCCGCTGGCCGGCGCGGTCCGGGCGGCTCGCGCTCTACGGGCTGCTGCGGGCGCTGCTCGCCGAGCAGTTCAACGGCGACGAGGAGGTGCACCGCAGCGATCTGGCCGCGGCAATCGAGTCGATGGCGCGGACGCAGCGTAAGCGCGGACTGCGCGTGATCGTCTCCGACTTCCTCACCCCGCACGACGGCGAGGTGGCCAGCCAGATCGAGCCGTCCTGGGAGCGCGCGATGCGCAAGCTGACCGCGCAGCACCAGGTGCTGGCGGTCGAGATCGTCGACCCGCGGGAACTGGAGCTGCCGAACATCGGCGTCGTCACGATCGGTGACCCGGAGACCGGCGAGGTCCGCGAGATCGACACCCGGCGCCGTAAGGTCCGGGAGGCGTTCGGGACGGCCGCGCTCGCGCAGCGGGAACGAACACGCGCCGCCCTGCGTAGGGTAGGTGCGGGGCACCTGGTGCTGCGGACCGACCGCGACTGGGTCGCCGACACCGTGCGGTTCGTGCTCGCCTACCGGCATGTCGCGTCCCGCCTGCACCAACCGCCGAAGGGAGTGGCTCGCTGA
- a CDS encoding VWA domain-containing protein, whose amino-acid sequence MEFLSPARLWFLLLIPLIIAGYIFLQHRRSQYALRFTNIALLDRVAPRRPQWRRHLAVGLALLAALTCVVAFAQPKDKVKVPRERATIVVAVDVSLSMMATDIDPNRLEAAKKSAKNFVNQLPSKFNVALVNFAGTASIIVPPTTDRATVLRSIDGLELAESTATGEGIFTSLQALTQVPPDPDHPTEPAPARIVLLSDGKRTVGRTAQEGAQAAKAKSTPVYTICFGTDSGFIEMDGIRQRVPPDRAELRSVAEISGGKAYTAESAGELEDVYKDIGSSVGYDEVDKEITARYAGIAMLFTLAAAGACIALATRFP is encoded by the coding sequence ATGGAGTTCCTGTCTCCGGCCAGATTGTGGTTCCTGCTGCTCATCCCGCTGATCATCGCGGGGTACATCTTTCTCCAGCACCGTCGCTCGCAGTACGCGCTGCGCTTCACCAACATCGCGCTGCTGGACCGGGTCGCGCCGCGGCGGCCGCAGTGGCGGCGGCACCTGGCCGTCGGGCTGGCGCTGCTGGCCGCACTGACCTGCGTCGTCGCGTTCGCGCAGCCGAAGGACAAGGTGAAGGTCCCGCGCGAGCGGGCCACGATCGTGGTGGCGGTCGACGTCTCGCTGTCGATGATGGCCACCGACATCGACCCGAACCGGCTCGAGGCCGCGAAGAAGTCGGCGAAGAACTTCGTCAACCAGCTGCCCAGCAAGTTCAACGTGGCGCTGGTGAACTTCGCCGGTACGGCGTCGATCATCGTGCCGCCGACCACCGATCGAGCGACCGTGCTGCGCTCGATCGACGGGCTCGAGCTGGCCGAGTCGACCGCGACCGGTGAGGGCATCTTCACCTCGCTGCAGGCGCTCACCCAGGTCCCGCCGGACCCCGATCACCCGACCGAGCCGGCCCCGGCGCGGATCGTGCTGCTGTCCGACGGGAAGCGGACCGTCGGCCGGACCGCCCAGGAGGGCGCGCAGGCGGCGAAGGCGAAGAGCACCCCGGTGTACACGATCTGCTTCGGCACCGACTCCGGCTTCATCGAGATGGACGGCATCCGGCAGCGGGTCCCACCGGACCGCGCCGAGCTGCGGTCGGTCGCCGAGATCAGCGGCGGCAAGGCCTACACCGCGGAGTCGGCCGGCGAGCTCGAGGACGTCTACAAGGACATCGGCTCCTCGGTCGGGTATGACGAGGTCGACAAGGAGATCACCGCCAGGTACGCCGGGATCGCGATGCTCTTCACCCTCGCCGCCGCCGGCGCCTGCATCGCGCTCGCCACACGCTTCCCCTAA